Part of the Candidatus Thiothrix putei genome, GTCGGTGGCGTTACAACAACCACTGGTGCAGGTCATCACCCGCGCTAAAAAGAACTATGTGGCCTACTTCCCTGCGCCACCCAAACCGCCGGGAAGGCGTGGGCGGCAACGCCAGTACGGGATGAAGCTGGTGTTGTGGGAAGCCTTTGACCATGCTGATTTTTTCCGTGAAGTGACCCTGTGCATTTATGGCAAGGAGGAGTCGGTACGCCTGATGTCCCATACCCTGTGGTGGAAACCGTTAGGGCAGCCGCTGCAATTTGTCTGGGCAGTCACTTCCCGTGGCCCCATCCTGCTGATGTGTTCGGATTTGGTGCTGGACGCGGAAACCATCCTCACCCTGTACTGCCGACGCACCCGGATTGAAACCTTGTTTGATGCCCTGAAAAATACCATGGGCGCATTCCGCTTCCACTTCTGGAGCCGTTACCTGCCGCGCCATTCCCGGCGACCTACCGCCAATCGGCATCTCAAAGCCCCCCAAGCACAGCACCTCCCCACGGTGGTGGCCTGCTGGCAGGCAATGGAAACCTTTGTGTTGTGTGCCTGCATCGCCACCGGTTTGCTACAACTGTTTTCCCTCAAGTACCATGAGGGGCTTTGGAAGCAGCAGGTCTTGTATTTGCGCACCCGTTCCCGTGAATTGCCTTCCGAGAACACCGTGCGACAGATTTTAGCACCACTACTGGCACGGCAATTACTGCGCTCTCCCCCCAAAGCCTTCTGGTGGCGAATTAACGCGGCCGTCAACGGCGATGAGGACGATGATAGGCAAACATGAACCGCTAACAGCGGGAAAATACCCATAATCAAGGTGTTAAAACAGCAGTTCAGTAAGGCTGCTGCCTAACATCATGCTTGGTTTTGGGGGAATGTCACGACTGTTGAGTGATATTGCAAAACTGGCGGGCAAATGCCAGCAGCGCTTTGCGTTCCGGGAATACTTTGCTGCCACCGAATAACAGCGCGAGTGTGTCGTTGGGGATGTAGGGGGTGGTGGAGACAATATC contains:
- a CDS encoding transposase produces the protein MLVDLYQSLHHFKSEFSRQRAWLLFCAIILSFLAATEMSGVTSMCRYWLSDERGYHRLLHFFRAGSYHPERLRASWQRWVLSHAPLVEVAGRLVVLGDHTHVVKDGGRMPGVVSLRETSETQSKPDYFRGQCWGAVGLLVGSLSACFCLPLSLQIHQGFRHLGEEDANDPTLKLGTRVVQMALSFAQVNDRPVWLVLDAFFATASVFRLARSVWSVALQQPLVQVITRAKKNYVAYFPAPPKPPGRRGRQRQYGMKLVLWEAFDHADFFREVTLCIYGKEESVRLMSHTLWWKPLGQPLQFVWAVTSRGPILLMCSDLVLDAETILTLYCRRTRIETLFDALKNTMGAFRFHFWSRYLPRHSRRPTANRHLKAPQAQHLPTVVACWQAMETFVLCACIATGLLQLFSLKYHEGLWKQQVLYLRTRSRELPSENTVRQILAPLLARQLLRSPPKAFWWRINAAVNGDEDDDRQT